A window of the Leptospira brenneri genome harbors these coding sequences:
- a CDS encoding LptF/LptG family permease: MNLLLTPFLWFKREFIPFRTLDRYLFLDFFKTFLGTLIMLTSMIVIYKFTDVMKYLVSSKVNQTHVYLHVLYSLPSMVDQVVAPALMFSVCFVIGQFSVNKELVAMMVAGVSFIRIITPILLFGIAMWLIMTLFGQTVVIPANKKAQIEFSIMAKGSNRLIDFVYQLHIKGKKGFYYVYWIDEKENTVKGGFNYIEIKPDGHPTYTVSSQKAKFIPSPHSWVLYDAEEVRFNENLELVSRIKYPEKTYDFPEDLAYFSKPIRNPEEMNFFELADEIESRITKGIPFRNVIIQQHMAFAMPLMAFVVVTLGALAGAITKRSAGVASLGLTIAVVLLYYILNSTAKTLAENGALPIWIGMWMTPVIFTSAAYFLYRRMNI, from the coding sequence ATGAATTTGTTGTTAACACCATTTCTTTGGTTCAAAAGAGAGTTCATTCCGTTTCGAACTTTGGATCGTTATTTATTTTTAGATTTTTTTAAAACCTTTCTTGGCACTCTCATCATGTTAACATCCATGATTGTGATTTATAAATTCACAGACGTGATGAAGTATTTGGTTTCTTCCAAGGTAAATCAAACGCATGTATATTTACATGTTTTATATTCTTTGCCATCGATGGTGGATCAGGTAGTGGCTCCTGCGCTTATGTTCTCTGTTTGTTTTGTCATCGGCCAATTCAGTGTGAACAAAGAACTTGTGGCGATGATGGTAGCAGGGGTATCCTTCATACGTATCATCACACCAATTTTACTTTTTGGAATCGCAATGTGGCTCATTATGACTCTCTTTGGCCAAACGGTTGTGATACCAGCCAACAAAAAAGCACAGATAGAATTTAGTATCATGGCAAAGGGTTCCAATCGACTGATTGATTTTGTCTACCAATTGCATATCAAAGGAAAAAAAGGATTTTATTACGTCTATTGGATCGATGAAAAAGAAAACACCGTAAAGGGTGGATTCAATTATATTGAAATCAAACCTGACGGACATCCTACCTATACAGTTTCTTCGCAAAAAGCAAAGTTCATTCCTTCTCCTCATAGTTGGGTTTTGTATGATGCCGAAGAAGTACGATTCAATGAAAACCTAGAGCTTGTGTCTCGGATCAAATATCCAGAAAAAACTTATGACTTCCCAGAAGATTTGGCTTATTTTTCCAAACCAATTCGTAACCCAGAAGAAATGAATTTTTTTGAATTAGCAGATGAAATTGAATCTAGAATTACTAAAGGAATCCCTTTTCGAAACGTAATCATCCAACAACACATGGCTTTTGCCATGCCACTCATGGCTTTTGTTGTAGTAACCTTAGGGGCACTTGCTGGTGCCATCACCAAACGTTCCGCAGGTGTAGCGAGTTTGGGCCTTACCATTGCAGTTGTACTTTTGTATTATATTTTAAATTCAACAGCCAAAACTTTGGCTGAGAACGGTGCCTTACCCATTTGGATTGGAATGTGGATGACACCGGTAATTTTTACTTCCGCAGCGTACTTTTTGTATAGAAGAATGAATATTTAA
- a CDS encoding acyl-CoA thioesterase, which yields MPKPVKYKHKFTQQVVWGEMDAFGHVNNVTYVRYFESARADYFTKEGLWDSPSKPVKGGPVLTHLDMDYRKQVVFPATLEITLEVDSISSRAFTVVCSMWNENEECVLTGNAAFVWFDFELQKPSALPDHFKTKFGRDHLV from the coding sequence ATGCCAAAACCAGTCAAATATAAACATAAATTCACCCAACAAGTAGTTTGGGGTGAGATGGATGCCTTCGGTCATGTAAACAATGTTACGTACGTTAGGTACTTTGAGTCTGCAAGAGCAGATTATTTTACAAAAGAAGGTTTGTGGGATTCTCCATCAAAACCAGTAAAAGGCGGACCCGTTTTAACACATCTAGATATGGACTATCGCAAACAGGTAGTATTCCCCGCAACTTTGGAAATTACCTTAGAAGTAGATTCCATTTCTTCTAGAGCTTTTACAGTGGTTTGTTCTATGTGGAATGAAAATGAAGAATGTGTTTTGACGGGGAATGCTGCTTTTGTTTGGTTCGATTTTGAATTACAAAAACCTTCCGCACTTCCAGATCACTTCAAAACAAAATTTGGACGAGACCATTTGGTATGA
- a CDS encoding PP2C family protein-serine/threonine phosphatase, with the protein MMKKSFQERFKLDDEVMKISRICLVVFFSFIGFGIFAPTSELGLYDPKWIRVLHALLTLGFFFATYFSDWVRKHIQTIMLFFFYTMSAHSLALLYWNSLYIGYLVGMILVLSCIGVSFVDRRSLVSYLGTVTSAGILIGLYTKEPQVDLPLYLSAIITPTLVSYLTLNIRLSSVEKLRISESKLKGFQDRMLNELEQANETQSNLVTSQWPKTKGIRIHSFFRSFGQVGGDAISYLEREDGKLALFFADVSGHGIASAMVSAMAVLAFKIHANAPEPSTCLKSIHTDLQGLVPNNHISACVLFVDTVTKEIHYSIAGHPPLIRIEKDLDPTFMEGKGTLIVSYLKLNLKDFIITPNAGDRILIYSDGILEVFDEAGEIYGDEHLLTSIKNHSDKKGEEFLNALYEDSMSFSAKRISDDMSMLLLEIL; encoded by the coding sequence ATGATGAAAAAATCTTTCCAAGAACGATTTAAACTTGATGACGAGGTGATGAAGATTTCTCGGATTTGCCTTGTTGTTTTTTTTAGTTTTATCGGATTTGGAATTTTTGCTCCTACTAGTGAATTAGGATTATATGATCCAAAATGGATTCGTGTTTTACATGCTCTTTTAACCTTGGGATTTTTCTTTGCCACTTATTTTTCTGATTGGGTTCGTAAACATATCCAAACCATTATGTTGTTTTTCTTTTATACAATGAGCGCTCATTCCCTTGCTCTTTTGTATTGGAATTCACTTTACATTGGTTATTTGGTGGGAATGATTTTGGTTTTGTCTTGTATCGGTGTCAGTTTTGTGGATCGGAGATCTCTTGTTTCTTATTTAGGGACTGTCACTTCTGCGGGAATTCTCATTGGTCTATACACAAAGGAACCACAAGTAGATTTACCTTTATACCTATCAGCAATCATCACACCAACTTTGGTTTCTTACCTTACTCTCAATATCCGACTGAGTTCTGTGGAAAAATTAAGAATCTCTGAGTCAAAACTCAAAGGTTTTCAGGATCGAATGTTGAATGAATTGGAACAGGCAAATGAAACTCAATCCAATCTTGTAACTTCACAATGGCCAAAAACAAAAGGAATTAGGATTCATTCTTTTTTTCGATCTTTTGGGCAAGTAGGTGGTGATGCCATTAGTTATTTGGAAAGAGAAGATGGAAAGTTGGCTCTTTTTTTTGCAGATGTTTCTGGCCATGGAATCGCTTCGGCTATGGTTTCTGCCATGGCTGTCCTTGCTTTTAAAATTCATGCAAATGCGCCAGAACCATCTACTTGTTTAAAGTCGATTCATACCGATTTACAAGGGTTAGTTCCGAATAACCATATCAGCGCTTGTGTTTTATTTGTAGATACGGTGACAAAGGAAATTCATTATTCGATTGCGGGTCATCCACCCCTCATCCGAATCGAGAAAGATCTTGATCCAACCTTTATGGAGGGTAAAGGAACCCTCATTGTATCTTATTTAAAACTCAATTTGAAAGATTTTATAATTACTCCTAACGCCGGAGATCGAATTTTAATCTATTCTGATGGAATTTTGGAAGTTTTTGATGAGGCCGGTGAAATCTATGGAGATGAACATTTACTAACATCCATAAAAAATCATTCTGACAAAAAAGGTGAAGAATTTTTGAATGCTTTATATGAGGACTCTATGTCATTTTCGGCAAAACGAATTTCCGACGATATGAGTATGTTACTACTGGAAATTTTATGA
- a CDS encoding TonB family protein yields the protein MAQLSFDFRLPEKEEGERRLFFAFTFVVLVSSFVLAHLITRNMLWKMWAEEQASEMLGPKEQEKIYEVLVEQQFINPDKKDEYKALSNKDSSGGGGITEKQGFHTLTQFREFIMGSSASTPSKAQPKSEQSKEEELFEVGIFKADPKTNSNSEESPNQSASSGQMTKIPFNYRFQQDFLFRWDGAKALTIPTKQLAGFYYFKNMLKRIEESFAPPGGGNYAYRDIAGVVAREGIKEGETKVLFMLSEQGQVLDVRLVSSQGQVVVDQACLDSIRGQNFGPVPEEVKSKGLIFGINFIFPGIRYYR from the coding sequence ATGGCCCAACTCTCTTTTGATTTCCGATTGCCTGAAAAGGAAGAAGGGGAACGCAGACTTTTCTTTGCATTCACCTTTGTTGTCCTTGTGTCATCCTTTGTACTCGCACACCTCATCACTAGAAATATGCTTTGGAAGATGTGGGCCGAAGAACAAGCTTCTGAGATGTTAGGGCCGAAAGAACAGGAAAAAATTTACGAAGTTCTAGTAGAACAACAGTTCATCAACCCAGATAAAAAAGATGAATACAAAGCTCTTTCGAACAAAGATTCGTCGGGTGGTGGTGGAATTACTGAAAAACAAGGTTTTCATACTCTAACACAATTTCGTGAATTCATCATGGGTAGTTCTGCCTCTACTCCGAGCAAAGCCCAACCCAAATCAGAACAATCCAAAGAAGAAGAACTCTTTGAAGTAGGAATTTTTAAAGCGGATCCCAAAACCAATTCTAACTCCGAAGAAAGTCCAAACCAATCCGCAAGTTCTGGACAAATGACAAAAATTCCTTTTAACTATCGCTTCCAACAGGATTTTTTATTTCGATGGGATGGTGCCAAGGCTCTTACCATCCCCACCAAACAATTAGCAGGTTTTTATTATTTTAAAAATATGTTAAAACGAATTGAGGAATCTTTTGCTCCCCCTGGTGGTGGAAACTATGCCTATCGCGACATTGCAGGTGTTGTGGCAAGAGAAGGAATCAAAGAAGGGGAAACCAAAGTTTTGTTTATGTTAAGCGAACAAGGCCAAGTGTTGGATGTTCGACTTGTGAGTTCACAAGGTCAAGTGGTGGTAGACCAAGCTTGTTTGGATTCCATTCGTGGTCAAAACTTTGGTCCTGTTCCAGAAGAAGTTAAGTCCAAAGGCCTTATCTTTGGAATCAACTTCATTTTTCCTGGAATCCGCTACTATCGTTAG
- a CDS encoding SDR family NAD(P)-dependent oxidoreductase produces MGKKIIIVGASSGIGKAIAEAELNAGNSVVLLARREKSLESIAKKANTNKDKRAFPLVFDVTKFSTAEKTFQKAVSLLGGVDEVYFASGVMPQISPNEYNTTKDLEMLNINLLGAVAFLNPVATYFTNQKSGKIIGISSIAGERGRKGNPVYNTSKAGFNTYLEALRNRLSESNVQVTTIKPGFVITEMTKGLSLPEKGLLKAITAEEAAEKIRNIVSAGKDEAFVPGIWALVGLIIRNIPNFIFKKLSI; encoded by the coding sequence ATGGGGAAAAAAATAATCATCGTCGGTGCCTCTAGTGGGATCGGAAAAGCCATAGCAGAAGCTGAATTGAACGCAGGGAATTCCGTGGTTCTTTTAGCTAGAAGGGAAAAGTCCTTAGAATCGATTGCCAAGAAGGCAAATACAAACAAAGACAAAAGAGCCTTCCCTTTGGTCTTTGATGTGACCAAGTTTTCCACAGCAGAAAAAACCTTTCAGAAAGCAGTGAGTTTACTCGGAGGAGTGGACGAGGTGTATTTTGCTTCGGGTGTGATGCCACAGATTTCTCCTAATGAGTACAATACGACAAAAGATTTAGAAATGTTAAACATCAATCTTCTTGGTGCTGTTGCCTTTTTAAATCCAGTGGCTACTTATTTTACAAACCAAAAGTCAGGTAAAATCATTGGAATCTCCTCCATTGCTGGAGAGCGAGGCCGAAAAGGAAATCCAGTTTATAATACATCTAAAGCTGGATTCAACACATATTTGGAAGCACTACGCAATCGACTTTCAGAATCCAACGTTCAGGTAACAACGATTAAACCAGGATTCGTGATTACTGAAATGACAAAAGGCCTAAGTCTTCCTGAAAAGGGATTACTAAAAGCAATCACTGCCGAAGAAGCCGCAGAAAAAATTCGTAACATCGTAAGTGCTGGAAAAGATGAGGCATTTGTTCCTGGAATCTGGGCTCTTGTTGGTCTTATCATTCGAAACATTCCCAATTTCATTTTTAAAAAACTGAGTATATAA
- a CDS encoding FAD-binding oxidoreductase yields the protein MVAKKTKSISDLKIPQKEKVEAWGMSSFSLSPVFRPETEEEIKELLVWANQTGTKVALRGGGCSYGDASTNTDGIVLDLTHFNKVLDFNVKTGVMTVQSGARIKDLWETGIENGYWPPVVSGTMMPTLGGALSMNIHGKNNFKVGTIGEHIKEFTFLTAKGDILVCSPKKNTDLFYSAISGFGMLGCFLTVQIKMKPIYAGKMKIDPVYVRNFDELFAYFEEHYKSSDYLVGWIDAFASGKAMGRGQIHKATNLKEGEDPDFPGNCLLERQHLPSRLFYVIPKKWMWILMRPFSFNLGMRLINLAKCIASILVNNKAYYQGHAEYAFLLDYVPNWKFVYKPGAMIQYQVFIPKENAKQAFREIFTICQERGIVNYLSVFKKHKPDPFLLTHAVDGFSMAMDFPVTKGNREKLWSLCKEMDEIVLKHKGRFYFAKDSTLRKRVMESYFPKDNLKRFYSLKKKYDPKGILQTDLYKRVFLTEN from the coding sequence ATGGTAGCAAAAAAAACAAAATCCATTTCTGATTTAAAAATACCTCAAAAGGAAAAAGTTGAAGCTTGGGGAATGAGTTCCTTTTCCCTATCGCCAGTATTTCGCCCAGAAACAGAAGAAGAAATCAAAGAACTACTTGTTTGGGCGAACCAAACAGGCACCAAAGTCGCGTTACGTGGTGGCGGTTGTAGTTATGGGGATGCCTCAACAAATACAGATGGAATCGTTTTAGATCTAACTCATTTTAATAAAGTTTTAGATTTTAATGTAAAAACTGGTGTGATGACAGTTCAATCAGGAGCAAGGATCAAAGACCTTTGGGAAACCGGAATTGAAAACGGATATTGGCCTCCAGTAGTTTCTGGAACCATGATGCCTACACTTGGTGGGGCCCTTTCCATGAACATTCATGGGAAAAATAATTTTAAAGTGGGAACCATCGGCGAACACATCAAAGAATTTACTTTTCTCACTGCAAAAGGAGATATCTTAGTTTGTTCTCCTAAAAAAAATACAGACCTATTTTATTCTGCCATTTCCGGCTTTGGAATGTTAGGTTGTTTCTTAACAGTGCAAATCAAAATGAAACCGATCTACGCTGGCAAAATGAAAATTGATCCAGTTTATGTAAGAAACTTTGATGAGTTATTTGCATATTTTGAAGAACATTACAAATCTTCTGATTATTTAGTTGGTTGGATTGATGCTTTTGCTTCAGGGAAAGCGATGGGTCGCGGCCAAATTCATAAGGCTACCAACCTAAAAGAAGGAGAAGATCCTGATTTTCCAGGTAACTGTTTGTTAGAAAGACAACACCTCCCCTCCCGCCTATTCTATGTAATTCCTAAAAAGTGGATGTGGATCCTCATGCGTCCTTTCAGTTTTAATTTAGGAATGCGCCTCATTAATTTGGCAAAATGCATTGCGAGTATTCTAGTAAACAATAAAGCATACTACCAAGGACATGCAGAATATGCGTTTCTTTTAGACTATGTTCCGAATTGGAAATTTGTATATAAACCAGGAGCAATGATCCAATACCAAGTATTCATTCCGAAGGAAAACGCAAAACAAGCGTTCCGTGAAATTTTCACTATTTGTCAAGAACGTGGGATTGTGAATTATCTTTCTGTTTTCAAAAAACACAAACCAGATCCATTTTTACTCACACATGCTGTAGATGGATTCTCTATGGCGATGGATTTTCCTGTAACGAAAGGAAATAGAGAAAAACTTTGGTCTCTTTGTAAAGAGATGGATGAAATTGTTTTAAAACACAAAGGTAGATTTTATTTTGCAAAAGATTCCACTCTTCGTAAACGAGTGATGGAATCTTATTTCCCTAAGGACAATTTAAAAAGATTTTACTCTTTGAAGAAAAAATACGATCCAAAAGGAATTTTACAAACCGATCTCTACAAACGAGTGTTTTTAACAGAGAATTAA
- a CDS encoding RsmD family RNA methyltransferase: MKGLRISQGKWKGKEIPSPPDVSGHLNFTNSLVKKAIFSLMDSRLLSWGIGFDSILFCDYFAGSGQISAEAYSLSAKRLLTYELDQTRFRQLHSLFRGLPNVQLFRKDATKHALKWEIGEEEAYIFYLDPPYTYWSETPTRMKEMLEQLHSFCVSLKKPFLILCQIPEHQPTNKIWADLPHKVREYGSHLIIETGYENAETSDL, translated from the coding sequence ATGAAAGGGTTACGTATATCACAAGGTAAGTGGAAGGGTAAAGAAATTCCGTCACCACCTGATGTATCAGGCCATTTGAATTTTACCAATAGTCTAGTGAAAAAGGCAATTTTTTCTTTGATGGATTCGCGGTTACTTTCCTGGGGAATTGGTTTTGATTCGATTTTGTTTTGTGATTACTTTGCTGGTAGTGGACAGATTTCTGCTGAAGCTTATAGTTTATCAGCCAAACGACTTCTTACTTATGAGTTGGACCAAACTAGGTTCAGACAACTCCATTCTCTATTTCGCGGTCTTCCCAATGTTCAGTTGTTTCGGAAAGATGCAACCAAACATGCGCTAAAGTGGGAGATCGGAGAAGAAGAAGCTTATATTTTTTATTTGGATCCACCTTATACGTATTGGTCGGAAACCCCCACCAGAATGAAAGAGATGTTGGAGCAGCTCCATTCCTTTTGTGTCTCTTTAAAAAAACCATTTTTAATTTTATGCCAAATACCGGAACACCAACCTACAAATAAAATTTGGGCGGATCTACCACATAAGGTGAGAGAGTATGGAAGCCACTTGATCATTGAAACAGGTTATGAAAATGCCGAGACTTCTGATCTGTAA
- a CDS encoding SufE family protein has product MSKSIEEIQKEIIAEFSDLTDWEEKFQYLIELGEELPPYPDEKRTEEYIVPGCQSRVWVAPKLELGKLEFDADSDTALTKGLIAILIRVFSGQSPQDIANASLSFIEEVGLAKFLSISRRNGLFSMVQKLKGYAEKA; this is encoded by the coding sequence ATGAGTAAGTCGATAGAGGAAATTCAAAAAGAAATCATAGCTGAATTTTCCGATCTCACTGATTGGGAAGAGAAATTTCAATATTTGATTGAGTTAGGTGAAGAACTCCCTCCCTATCCAGATGAAAAACGAACAGAAGAATATATAGTCCCTGGCTGCCAATCTCGAGTTTGGGTCGCACCGAAACTCGAATTAGGAAAATTAGAATTTGATGCTGATAGTGATACTGCTCTCACCAAAGGTCTAATCGCAATTCTGATACGAGTATTTTCAGGACAATCTCCACAAGATATAGCAAATGCCTCACTCAGTTTTATAGAAGAAGTAGGTCTTGCAAAATTTTTATCTATTTCAAGAAGAAACGGACTATTTTCCATGGTACAAAAACTAAAGGGATATGCAGAAAAAGCATAA
- the pbpC gene encoding penicillin-binding protein 1C, protein MPRLLICKTDRFVSRSIQNLVFIILFLLFGSPLFSLPTYNEVKSGYLPSDIQVFDRTGDLIQRYRIRNDYRSEEWTEYNQLPKFLIDSVIHAEDKRFFEHTGLDSNALISSFWSNLTGSSLRGASTITMQLVSLLDPELKPFESKRKTIFQKLKQIQRAVDLEETWSKEEIFTAYINLIYFRGELRGITSASKGLFRKSPEALTPNESYLLAALIRSPQSSIEKVIKRVCLLKKERDGIDDCESISRLVRESLFRNFEYSQYPSFVPLYTKAVLDFSKGNEKPYSKLNVSLSLNFQRKVEEILKRNVKTLANKNVSDGAVVVIDNRTGQVLVYVPNIGEESSVSKLDLIRSKRQVGSTLKPFVYAQTFQENKLTPESILSDSPVGIPVYQGIYRPLNYDKSYKGNVTVRQSLGSSLNIPAIRALSFLDINEFVSVLERLGISGLRYPEFYGPSLALGTADISLLELTNAYRSLANGGLYSSVTFDLSENSSNQRRVFSPISSYMVSEILADREARSLGFGWDNFLSTSYYTSVKTGTSQDMRDNWCIGYSEIFTVGVWVGNPTGNPMLDVSGITGAAPVWRETMDLFHESLSSKLNRPEEMNLINPTSTSSNESRIEKTKSQRILTPVNGSIFALDPDIPLGRQKILFTFSSYDISYSYYLNDENIGSVRGPYLWEPKKGEYRLQVKDRDGKVISLSSFEVR, encoded by the coding sequence ATGCCGAGACTTCTGATCTGTAAAACAGATCGTTTTGTTTCTAGATCCATTCAAAATTTAGTTTTTATCATTTTATTTCTACTTTTTGGATCTCCACTTTTCTCTTTACCAACTTACAATGAAGTAAAATCAGGATATCTACCTTCCGACATACAAGTATTTGATCGAACTGGAGATCTCATTCAAAGATATCGAATTAGAAATGATTACCGATCAGAAGAATGGACAGAATACAACCAACTCCCAAAATTTTTAATCGATTCAGTGATTCATGCAGAAGACAAACGTTTCTTTGAACATACGGGTTTAGATTCGAATGCACTTATATCTTCTTTTTGGAGTAACTTAACAGGGTCATCCCTTCGCGGTGCTTCAACAATTACGATGCAACTTGTTTCTCTTTTGGACCCAGAATTAAAACCTTTTGAATCAAAACGAAAAACAATCTTTCAAAAACTAAAACAAATCCAAAGAGCCGTGGACTTAGAAGAAACTTGGTCAAAGGAAGAAATTTTCACAGCTTATATCAATTTGATCTATTTTAGAGGAGAATTAAGGGGAATCACTTCTGCAAGTAAAGGTCTTTTTCGAAAATCTCCTGAGGCTTTGACACCTAATGAAAGCTATTTGCTCGCGGCCCTCATTCGATCTCCTCAAAGTTCCATCGAAAAAGTAATCAAACGTGTTTGTCTTTTGAAAAAAGAAAGAGATGGGATAGATGATTGTGAATCTATTTCTCGTTTGGTGAGAGAAAGTTTATTTCGGAATTTCGAGTATTCACAATACCCATCTTTTGTTCCTCTTTACACAAAAGCAGTTTTGGATTTTTCCAAAGGAAATGAAAAACCTTATTCGAAGTTGAATGTTTCCCTGTCTCTTAACTTCCAGAGAAAGGTAGAAGAGATTCTAAAACGAAATGTAAAAACTCTCGCAAATAAAAATGTGAGTGATGGAGCTGTGGTTGTAATCGATAACCGCACAGGCCAGGTTCTTGTTTATGTTCCCAATATTGGAGAAGAGAGTTCTGTTTCAAAACTCGATTTGATTCGAAGCAAAAGACAAGTAGGATCCACTTTAAAACCATTCGTTTATGCACAGACCTTTCAAGAAAACAAACTCACTCCTGAATCAATTCTTTCCGATTCTCCTGTTGGAATCCCTGTTTACCAAGGAATTTATCGTCCGTTAAATTATGATAAATCTTATAAGGGAAATGTGACGGTAAGACAAAGTCTGGGATCTTCTTTAAATATTCCGGCCATTCGAGCTTTATCGTTTTTAGACATCAACGAATTCGTTTCTGTATTAGAAAGGTTAGGAATCTCTGGGCTTCGATACCCAGAGTTTTATGGTCCCTCTTTAGCATTAGGAACAGCAGATATTAGTTTATTGGAATTAACAAATGCCTATCGAAGTTTGGCAAATGGCGGTCTTTATTCTTCGGTAACATTCGATCTTTCCGAAAATTCATCCAATCAGAGAAGGGTTTTTTCACCTATTTCAAGTTATATGGTATCAGAAATTCTCGCCGATCGAGAGGCCAGATCTCTGGGCTTTGGTTGGGATAATTTTTTATCTACTTCTTATTATACTTCTGTTAAAACTGGAACAAGCCAAGATATGAGAGACAATTGGTGTATTGGTTATTCGGAAATTTTTACGGTAGGGGTTTGGGTGGGTAATCCGACAGGAAATCCTATGTTAGATGTATCGGGGATTACAGGTGCTGCTCCTGTTTGGCGTGAAACAATGGATTTATTTCATGAATCTCTCAGTTCAAAATTGAATCGTCCAGAAGAAATGAATTTAATAAATCCAACTTCTACTTCGTCTAATGAGAGTAGAATTGAAAAGACAAAGTCACAAAGGATACTTACTCCTGTAAATGGAAGTATATTTGCATTGGATCCAGATATTCCTTTGGGCCGTCAAAAAATCCTCTTTACTTTCAGTTCTTACGATATTTCTTATTCTTATTATTTAAACGATGAAAACATCGGTTCTGTCAGAGGGCCTTATCTCTGGGAACCGAAGAAGGGAGAATATCGTCTGCAAGTAAAGGATAGAGATGGTAAAGTTATCTCTCTTTCTTCATTTGAAGTTCGATAA
- a CDS encoding serine hydrolase domain-containing protein, translated as MKQSLVLALLILFTFLHCGKDLSPFGGEPEVTTLTERLKPEWPSPNWKVVSPESVGVSTSKLKLVEEYAFTRTGDETDRKGRRTDALVILRNGKLIYEKYGRNFSEDKVHLTWSVSKSILQTMYGVAVKAGLVKLDDPGYYHYEPLSRDEAHKKITIRHLLNMSSGLAAEEGYESGPLKSSVIAMLYTRGRKDMGTFCAGLPLRAEPGTQVYYSSCDTNILSAILKKVYGAEEYDKLPFEKIFKPLGITNVTFERDGSGTYIGSSYLYMTAKDLAKIGYLYLNDGVWNGERLLPEGWVQFTRTPAPGYKTTPYSEDLAEDNYTAHWYANTGVPDRGIHEPWPDAPKDTFAGLGHWGQMLYVIPSLDLIVVRFGDDREKAFIKNDFLKLVKESVIR; from the coding sequence ATGAAACAAAGCCTTGTCCTTGCCCTCCTTATTTTATTTACCTTTCTACACTGTGGTAAAGACCTCTCTCCTTTTGGAGGAGAACCTGAAGTCACAACCCTCACCGAACGATTAAAACCAGAATGGCCAAGTCCCAACTGGAAAGTAGTTTCTCCCGAATCCGTTGGAGTGTCTACAAGCAAACTTAAGTTAGTAGAAGAATATGCTTTCACTAGAACCGGAGATGAAACTGATAGAAAAGGAAGAAGAACCGATGCACTTGTGATTTTAAGAAATGGAAAACTCATATATGAAAAGTATGGGAGAAATTTTTCCGAAGACAAAGTGCATTTAACTTGGTCAGTTTCCAAAAGCATTTTACAAACTATGTATGGAGTTGCCGTCAAAGCTGGGCTTGTTAAATTAGATGACCCTGGTTATTATCATTATGAACCACTTAGTCGTGACGAAGCTCATAAAAAAATCACCATTCGACATTTACTCAATATGTCCTCTGGCCTTGCTGCAGAAGAAGGATACGAAAGTGGGCCACTCAAATCATCTGTGATTGCTATGTTGTATACGAGGGGTCGTAAAGATATGGGAACATTCTGTGCTGGCCTACCTCTTCGTGCGGAACCTGGAACCCAAGTTTACTATTCTAGTTGTGACACCAATATCCTTTCTGCTATTCTAAAAAAAGTATATGGCGCTGAAGAATACGACAAACTTCCTTTCGAAAAAATCTTCAAACCACTAGGGATTACCAATGTAACTTTTGAAAGAGATGGTTCTGGAACTTATATTGGGTCTTCTTATCTCTATATGACAGCCAAGGATCTAGCAAAAATAGGTTATTTGTATTTGAATGATGGAGTTTGGAACGGTGAACGTCTGTTACCTGAAGGATGGGTTCAATTCACTAGAACTCCTGCTCCTGGATATAAAACAACACCTTACTCAGAAGACTTGGCAGAAGACAATTATACAGCTCATTGGTATGCCAACACAGGAGTGCCAGACAGAGGAATCCACGAACCTTGGCCAGATGCCCCTAAAGATACCTTTGCTGGTCTTGGGCATTGGGGACAAATGTTGTATGTAATTCCTAGTTTAGATTTAATTGTGGTTCGGTTTGGAGATGATCGCGAAAAAGCGTTTATCAAAAATGATTTTTTAAAATTAGTAAAAGAGTCTGTAATTCGGTAA